A single genomic interval of Zobellia nedashkovskayae harbors:
- a CDS encoding LytR/AlgR family response regulator transcription factor has product MIEAVIVDDEIKALQSLSWELTNFSDEIKVEASFTDPFEALTYLEKNTPDCLFLDIEMPTMDGFQFIQKLTNKNFPVVITTAYNQYAIKALKNEAIDYLLKPIDTDDLRETIVKIRKHNAKNFTAERLERLLLNFNSNAKHKKITFNTDGKLVFLDSDEILYAESDGNYSTIFLADGHKIVLTKKLKEVNELLPADSFFRIHNSYIINLTKIKEFLKTDGYVILESNHKIPVSRQKKSDFLDML; this is encoded by the coding sequence ATGATAGAAGCCGTAATCGTTGATGATGAAATCAAAGCCTTGCAAAGCCTTTCTTGGGAATTGACCAATTTTAGCGATGAAATAAAAGTGGAGGCTTCCTTTACCGACCCCTTTGAGGCATTGACCTATCTAGAAAAAAATACGCCAGATTGCCTTTTTCTGGATATTGAAATGCCAACGATGGATGGTTTTCAGTTTATTCAAAAATTGACAAATAAAAATTTTCCTGTAGTAATCACAACCGCTTATAATCAATATGCTATAAAAGCCTTAAAGAACGAGGCTATAGATTATCTTCTAAAACCTATTGATACGGATGACCTTAGAGAAACTATCGTAAAAATCAGGAAACATAATGCCAAAAATTTTACGGCAGAGCGATTGGAAAGGTTATTATTAAATTTCAACTCCAACGCAAAGCACAAAAAAATAACTTTTAATACAGATGGGAAGTTAGTTTTTCTAGATAGCGATGAAATTTTATATGCCGAGTCTGATGGAAATTATAGTACCATTTTTTTAGCCGATGGCCACAAGATTGTACTTACCAAAAAACTCAAAGAGGTAAATGAGCTCTTACCAGCAGATTCTTTTTTTAGAATTCACAATTCATATATTATCAACCTTACTAAAATAAAAGAGTTTTTGAAAACCGATGGATATGTTATCTTGGAATCCAATCATAAGATTCCCGTTTCCAGACAGAAAAAATCAGATTTTTTGGATATGCTCTAA
- a CDS encoding DUF4870 domain-containing protein, whose amino-acid sequence MENTDTNLDAAQTTAATSENDKTMAILSYITIIGLVVAFVMNNDKKQEFASYHIRQSVGLCLTGLSLGIIGMVPILGWIINILGIFVLLYMWVMSLMNALNGKERPAPILGKKYEIWFAGIQE is encoded by the coding sequence ATGGAAAATACAGATACAAACTTAGATGCAGCTCAAACCACTGCTGCAACAAGTGAAAATGACAAGACAATGGCAATACTATCTTATATAACCATTATTGGTTTGGTGGTAGCTTTTGTAATGAATAACGATAAAAAACAAGAATTTGCCAGTTACCATATTCGGCAGTCAGTAGGGCTTTGTCTTACAGGATTGTCATTGGGAATTATTGGTATGGTACCAATTTTAGGATGGATAATAAATATACTCGGCATTTTTGTATTGCTATATATGTGGGTAATGTCACTTATGAATGCACTAAATGGCAAAGAAAGGCCGGCACCTATTTTAGGAAAGAAGTATGAAATTTGGTTTGCCGGAATCCAAGAATAA